The Drosophila bipectinata strain 14024-0381.07 chromosome 2L, DbipHiC1v2, whole genome shotgun sequence genome has a segment encoding these proteins:
- the LOC108131011 gene encoding transmembrane protein 53 isoform X2, whose protein sequence is MSSPSLHSFGLVANEFSTQYEPATINDSGIQNTTRQISGRKDTLEYFIRFPSPSTEMSFGLTNKNEEKNVPIVMLLGWAGCQDRYLMKYSRIYEDRGLITVRYTAPVDTLFWKRSEMVPIGEKILKLIQDMNFDAHPIIFHIFSNGGAYLYQHINIAVVKHKCPLQVLGVIFDSAPGERRILGLYRAITAIYGREKRCNCLTAIFITLTLSFMWFMEESFAAFKSFFVKSTPFHASPFCDLKKEANKFPQLFLYSKGDVVIPYKDVEKFIGLRRDQGIQVSSVCFEDAEHVKIYIKYPEQYVQCVCNFIRNCMAMQDNRAITNVDPCLVSRKNEGRSNLKYD, encoded by the exons ATGTCATCGCCGTCATTGCACTCAtttgggttagtagccaaCGAATTTTCAACCCAATACGAACCTGCGACTATAAACGACTCGGGTATACAAAATACAACTAGGCAAATTTCTGGACGCAAGGACACCTTGGAGTACTTTATCAGATTTCCATCACCATCAACCGAAATGAGCTTTGGCTTGACTAACAAAAATGAAGAGAAAAATGTCCCGATCGTTATGCTTTTAGGTTGGGCGGGGTGTCAGGACCGATATCTAATGAAGTATTCGAGAATTTACGAGGATAGAGG CCTTATAACGGTTCGATATACTGCACCAGTAGACACTCTTTTTTGGAAACGATCTGAAATGGTGCCAATAGGCGAGAAAATCCTTAAACTAATACAGGACATGAACTTCGATGCCCACCCCataatatttcatatattttctaatggaGGTGCTTACCTTTATCAACACATTAACATAGCAGTGGTCAAACACAAGTGTCCGTTGCAAGTTCTTGGCGTGATATTCGATTCAGCTCCTGGCGAGCGTCGTATACTAGGTCTATACCGTGCCATAACCGCAATATATGGTAGAGAAAAGCGGTGCAACTGTCTTACAGCGATTTTTATTACCCTCACTTTAAGTTTTATGTGGTTTATGGAA GAATCTTTTGCTGCATTTAAAAGCTTTTTTGTGAAGTCCACGCCTTTCCACGCCAGCCCGTTTTGCGACCTGAAAAAGGAGGCAAACAAGTTCCCTCAGCTATTCTTGTACTCCAAAGGTGACGTAGTCATTCCCTATAAAGATGTTGAAAAATTTATTGGTCTACGGCGCGATCAGGGCATTCAGGTTTCTTCAGTTTGTTTTGAGGATGCTGAACACGTCAAGATTTATATTAAGTATCCCGAGCAGTATGTCCAATGCGTTTGTAATTTTATAAGAAACTGTATGGCAATGCAAGATAATAGGGCTATAACTAACGTTGATCCTTGCTTAGTttcaagaaaaaatgaaggaCGGTCTAATTTGAAATATGATTAA
- the LOC108131011 gene encoding transmembrane protein 53 isoform X4 has protein sequence MSKTSFKDNLNVKMSSPSLHSFGQISGRKDTLEYFIRFPSPSTEMSFGLTNKNEEKNVPIVMLLGWAGCQDRYLMKYSRIYEDRGLITVRYTAPVDTLFWKRSEMVPIGEKILKLIQDMNFDAHPIIFHIFSNGGAYLYQHINIAVVKHKCPLQVLGVIFDSAPGERRILGLYRAITAIYGREKRCNCLTAIFITLTLSFMWFMEESFAAFKSFFVKSTPFHASPFCDLKKEANKFPQLFLYSKGDVVIPYKDVEKFIGLRRDQGIQVSSVCFEDAEHVKIYIKYPEQYVQCVCNFIRNCMAMQDNRAITNVDPCLVSRKNEGRSNLKYD, from the exons atgagCAAG ACTAGCTTTAAGGACAATTTAAATGTAAAGATGTCATCGCCGTCATTGCACTCAtttgg GCAAATTTCTGGACGCAAGGACACCTTGGAGTACTTTATCAGATTTCCATCACCATCAACCGAAATGAGCTTTGGCTTGACTAACAAAAATGAAGAGAAAAATGTCCCGATCGTTATGCTTTTAGGTTGGGCGGGGTGTCAGGACCGATATCTAATGAAGTATTCGAGAATTTACGAGGATAGAGG CCTTATAACGGTTCGATATACTGCACCAGTAGACACTCTTTTTTGGAAACGATCTGAAATGGTGCCAATAGGCGAGAAAATCCTTAAACTAATACAGGACATGAACTTCGATGCCCACCCCataatatttcatatattttctaatggaGGTGCTTACCTTTATCAACACATTAACATAGCAGTGGTCAAACACAAGTGTCCGTTGCAAGTTCTTGGCGTGATATTCGATTCAGCTCCTGGCGAGCGTCGTATACTAGGTCTATACCGTGCCATAACCGCAATATATGGTAGAGAAAAGCGGTGCAACTGTCTTACAGCGATTTTTATTACCCTCACTTTAAGTTTTATGTGGTTTATGGAA GAATCTTTTGCTGCATTTAAAAGCTTTTTTGTGAAGTCCACGCCTTTCCACGCCAGCCCGTTTTGCGACCTGAAAAAGGAGGCAAACAAGTTCCCTCAGCTATTCTTGTACTCCAAAGGTGACGTAGTCATTCCCTATAAAGATGTTGAAAAATTTATTGGTCTACGGCGCGATCAGGGCATTCAGGTTTCTTCAGTTTGTTTTGAGGATGCTGAACACGTCAAGATTTATATTAAGTATCCCGAGCAGTATGTCCAATGCGTTTGTAATTTTATAAGAAACTGTATGGCAATGCAAGATAATAGGGCTATAACTAACGTTGATCCTTGCTTAGTttcaagaaaaaatgaaggaCGGTCTAATTTGAAATATGATTAA
- the LOC108131011 gene encoding transmembrane protein 53 isoform X5, translating into MSSPSLHSFGQISGRKDTLEYFIRFPSPSTEMSFGLTNKNEEKNVPIVMLLGWAGCQDRYLMKYSRIYEDRGLITVRYTAPVDTLFWKRSEMVPIGEKILKLIQDMNFDAHPIIFHIFSNGGAYLYQHINIAVVKHKCPLQVLGVIFDSAPGERRILGLYRAITAIYGREKRCNCLTAIFITLTLSFMWFMEESFAAFKSFFVKSTPFHASPFCDLKKEANKFPQLFLYSKGDVVIPYKDVEKFIGLRRDQGIQVSSVCFEDAEHVKIYIKYPEQYVQCVCNFIRNCMAMQDNRAITNVDPCLVSRKNEGRSNLKYD; encoded by the exons ATGTCATCGCCGTCATTGCACTCAtttgg GCAAATTTCTGGACGCAAGGACACCTTGGAGTACTTTATCAGATTTCCATCACCATCAACCGAAATGAGCTTTGGCTTGACTAACAAAAATGAAGAGAAAAATGTCCCGATCGTTATGCTTTTAGGTTGGGCGGGGTGTCAGGACCGATATCTAATGAAGTATTCGAGAATTTACGAGGATAGAGG CCTTATAACGGTTCGATATACTGCACCAGTAGACACTCTTTTTTGGAAACGATCTGAAATGGTGCCAATAGGCGAGAAAATCCTTAAACTAATACAGGACATGAACTTCGATGCCCACCCCataatatttcatatattttctaatggaGGTGCTTACCTTTATCAACACATTAACATAGCAGTGGTCAAACACAAGTGTCCGTTGCAAGTTCTTGGCGTGATATTCGATTCAGCTCCTGGCGAGCGTCGTATACTAGGTCTATACCGTGCCATAACCGCAATATATGGTAGAGAAAAGCGGTGCAACTGTCTTACAGCGATTTTTATTACCCTCACTTTAAGTTTTATGTGGTTTATGGAA GAATCTTTTGCTGCATTTAAAAGCTTTTTTGTGAAGTCCACGCCTTTCCACGCCAGCCCGTTTTGCGACCTGAAAAAGGAGGCAAACAAGTTCCCTCAGCTATTCTTGTACTCCAAAGGTGACGTAGTCATTCCCTATAAAGATGTTGAAAAATTTATTGGTCTACGGCGCGATCAGGGCATTCAGGTTTCTTCAGTTTGTTTTGAGGATGCTGAACACGTCAAGATTTATATTAAGTATCCCGAGCAGTATGTCCAATGCGTTTGTAATTTTATAAGAAACTGTATGGCAATGCAAGATAATAGGGCTATAACTAACGTTGATCCTTGCTTAGTttcaagaaaaaatgaaggaCGGTCTAATTTGAAATATGATTAA
- the LOC108131011 gene encoding transmembrane protein 53 isoform X3, protein MSKTSFKDNLNVKMSSPSLHSFGLVANEFSTQYEPATINDSGIQNTTRQISGRKDTLEYFIRFPSPSTEMSFGLTNKNEEKNVPIVMLLGWAGCQDRYLMKYSRIYEDRGLITVRYTAPVDTLFWKRSEMVPIGEKILKLIQDMNFDAHPIIFHIFSNGGAYLYQHINIAVVKHKCPLQVLGVIFDSAPGERRILGLYRAITAIYGREKRCNCLTAIFITLTLSFMWFMEESFAAFKSFFVKSTPFHASPFCDLKKEANKFPQLFLYSKGDVVIPYKDVEKFIGLRRDQGIQVSSVCFEDAEHVKIYIKYPEQYVQCVCNFIRNFSRKNEGRSNLKYD, encoded by the exons atgagCAAG ACTAGCTTTAAGGACAATTTAAATGTAAAGATGTCATCGCCGTCATTGCACTCAtttgggttagtagccaaCGAATTTTCAACCCAATACGAACCTGCGACTATAAACGACTCGGGTATACAAAATACAACTAGGCAAATTTCTGGACGCAAGGACACCTTGGAGTACTTTATCAGATTTCCATCACCATCAACCGAAATGAGCTTTGGCTTGACTAACAAAAATGAAGAGAAAAATGTCCCGATCGTTATGCTTTTAGGTTGGGCGGGGTGTCAGGACCGATATCTAATGAAGTATTCGAGAATTTACGAGGATAGAGG CCTTATAACGGTTCGATATACTGCACCAGTAGACACTCTTTTTTGGAAACGATCTGAAATGGTGCCAATAGGCGAGAAAATCCTTAAACTAATACAGGACATGAACTTCGATGCCCACCCCataatatttcatatattttctaatggaGGTGCTTACCTTTATCAACACATTAACATAGCAGTGGTCAAACACAAGTGTCCGTTGCAAGTTCTTGGCGTGATATTCGATTCAGCTCCTGGCGAGCGTCGTATACTAGGTCTATACCGTGCCATAACCGCAATATATGGTAGAGAAAAGCGGTGCAACTGTCTTACAGCGATTTTTATTACCCTCACTTTAAGTTTTATGTGGTTTATGGAA GAATCTTTTGCTGCATTTAAAAGCTTTTTTGTGAAGTCCACGCCTTTCCACGCCAGCCCGTTTTGCGACCTGAAAAAGGAGGCAAACAAGTTCCCTCAGCTATTCTTGTACTCCAAAGGTGACGTAGTCATTCCCTATAAAGATGTTGAAAAATTTATTGGTCTACGGCGCGATCAGGGCATTCAGGTTTCTTCAGTTTGTTTTGAGGATGCTGAACACGTCAAGATTTATATTAAGTATCCCGAGCAGTATGTCCAATGCGTTTGTAATTTTATAAGAAACT TttcaagaaaaaatgaaggaCGGTCTAATTTGAAATATGATTAA
- the LOC108131011 gene encoding transmembrane protein 53 isoform X1 produces MSKTSFKDNLNVKMSSPSLHSFGLVANEFSTQYEPATINDSGIQNTTRQISGRKDTLEYFIRFPSPSTEMSFGLTNKNEEKNVPIVMLLGWAGCQDRYLMKYSRIYEDRGLITVRYTAPVDTLFWKRSEMVPIGEKILKLIQDMNFDAHPIIFHIFSNGGAYLYQHINIAVVKHKCPLQVLGVIFDSAPGERRILGLYRAITAIYGREKRCNCLTAIFITLTLSFMWFMEESFAAFKSFFVKSTPFHASPFCDLKKEANKFPQLFLYSKGDVVIPYKDVEKFIGLRRDQGIQVSSVCFEDAEHVKIYIKYPEQYVQCVCNFIRNCMAMQDNRAITNVDPCLVSRKNEGRSNLKYD; encoded by the exons atgagCAAG ACTAGCTTTAAGGACAATTTAAATGTAAAGATGTCATCGCCGTCATTGCACTCAtttgggttagtagccaaCGAATTTTCAACCCAATACGAACCTGCGACTATAAACGACTCGGGTATACAAAATACAACTAGGCAAATTTCTGGACGCAAGGACACCTTGGAGTACTTTATCAGATTTCCATCACCATCAACCGAAATGAGCTTTGGCTTGACTAACAAAAATGAAGAGAAAAATGTCCCGATCGTTATGCTTTTAGGTTGGGCGGGGTGTCAGGACCGATATCTAATGAAGTATTCGAGAATTTACGAGGATAGAGG CCTTATAACGGTTCGATATACTGCACCAGTAGACACTCTTTTTTGGAAACGATCTGAAATGGTGCCAATAGGCGAGAAAATCCTTAAACTAATACAGGACATGAACTTCGATGCCCACCCCataatatttcatatattttctaatggaGGTGCTTACCTTTATCAACACATTAACATAGCAGTGGTCAAACACAAGTGTCCGTTGCAAGTTCTTGGCGTGATATTCGATTCAGCTCCTGGCGAGCGTCGTATACTAGGTCTATACCGTGCCATAACCGCAATATATGGTAGAGAAAAGCGGTGCAACTGTCTTACAGCGATTTTTATTACCCTCACTTTAAGTTTTATGTGGTTTATGGAA GAATCTTTTGCTGCATTTAAAAGCTTTTTTGTGAAGTCCACGCCTTTCCACGCCAGCCCGTTTTGCGACCTGAAAAAGGAGGCAAACAAGTTCCCTCAGCTATTCTTGTACTCCAAAGGTGACGTAGTCATTCCCTATAAAGATGTTGAAAAATTTATTGGTCTACGGCGCGATCAGGGCATTCAGGTTTCTTCAGTTTGTTTTGAGGATGCTGAACACGTCAAGATTTATATTAAGTATCCCGAGCAGTATGTCCAATGCGTTTGTAATTTTATAAGAAACTGTATGGCAATGCAAGATAATAGGGCTATAACTAACGTTGATCCTTGCTTAGTttcaagaaaaaatgaaggaCGGTCTAATTTGAAATATGATTAA
- the LOC108130996 gene encoding probable cytosolic Fe-S cluster assembly factor GF22738, with protein MSRFSGALQLTDIDDFITPSQECVKPITIDKKKSKTGAKISVQEDGYYEESETGKQKLQKLEITLQDCLACSGCITSAEGVLITQQSQKELLKVLHENIKLKATEDVKMARTVVFSVATQPLISLAYRYKMSVEETARHLAGYFRSLGADYVLSTKVADDLALLECRNEFLEKYRENKDLTMFSSSCPGWVCYAEKTHGNFILPHIATTRSPQQIMGVLVKQYLGEKLNLPASRIYHVTVMPCYDKKLEASREDFFSEANASRDVDCVITSVEVEQMLLEVDQTLSAQEPADLDWPWWDKKPEFMVYSHESTYSGGYAEHVFRYAARKLFNDDPPNELKLVQPRNRDLKEIYFEKDGKVLLRFAIANGFKNIQNLVQKLKRGKGSKFHFVEIMACPSGCINGGAQVRPISGQHVRELTQNLEELYTKLPRSEPDNIATKNLYDDFFNGFGTDKSHDLLHTSYHSVDKLVTALNIKW; from the exons ATGTCAAGGTTTAGTGGAGCCCTGCAGCTAACTGATATAGATGATTTTATTACCCCTTCTCAG GAATGCGTAAAACCCATAACCATTGAtaagaaaaaatcaaaaacggGAGCAAAAATAAGTGTGCAGGAAGATGGGTATTATGAGGAATCAGAG acCGGAAAACAGAAACTTCAGAAGCTGGAAATCACTCTTCAAGACTGTTTAGCCTGTTCCGGCTGCATTACATCCGCGGAAGGAGTCTTAATAACGCAGCAGAGCCAGAAGGAACTTCTCAAGGTTCTTCATGAGAACATTAAATTAAAGGCGACTGAAGACGTTAAAATGGCGCGTACGGTTGTGTTCTCCGTTGCTACTCAGCCCCTAATTAGCTTAGCTTACCGTTATAAAATGAGTGTGGAAGAAACAGCACGCCACCTAGCCGGGTACTTTCGCAGTTTGGGTGCAGATTACGTACTAAGCACTAAAGTGGCTGATGATCTGGCACTGCTCGAATGCAGGAATGAATTTTTAGAGAAGTATCGGGAGAATAAGGATTTAACTATGTTCAGCTCTTCTTGCCCGGGCTGGGTATGTTATGCAGAAAAAACGCATGGAAATTTTATTCTGCCACACATAGCTACTACAAGGTCCCCTCAGCAAATAATGGGCGTTTTAGTTAAACAATATTTGGGTGAAAAGCTAAATCTGCCTGCGTCACGAATTTACCATGTGACAGTTATGCCTTGTTACGACAAGAAGCTGGAAGCATCTCGTGAAGACTTTTTTAGTGAGGCAAATGCGTCGCGAGACGTGGACTGTGTTATAACTTCAg ttgaAGTGGAGCAAATGTTGCTTGAAGTTGACCAAACTTTATCGGCCCAAGAACCTGCCGATTTGGACTGGCCGTGGTGGGATAAAAAACCCGAATTCATGGTCTACTCACATGAATCTACATATTCTGGTGGTTATGCAGAGCACGTTTTTAGGTATGCAGCTCGAAAGCTCTTTAACGATGACCCgccaaatgagctaaaattagTGCAACCTAGGAATCGTGATTTAAAAgagatttattttgaaaaagacGGAAAAGTACTTCTTCGTTTTGCCATTGCTAATGGTTTTAAGAACATCCAGAACCTAGTACAGAAACTAAAGCGTGGTAAGGGCTCCAAGTTTCATTTTGTCGAAATAATGGCCTGTCCCTCGGGTTGCATAAATGGAGGTGCTCAGGTTCGCCCTATTAGTGGGCAGCATGTACGTGAGCTTACCCAAAATTTGGAGGAGTTATATACGAAACTTCCTCGCTCTGAGCCCGATAACATAGCGACAAAAAATTTATACGACGACTTTTTTAATGGATTTGGTACTGATAAGTCTCACGATCTTTTGCACACTAGCTATCACTCTGTAGATAAGCTTGTCACAGCCCTTAATATTAAGTGGTAG
- the LOC108131035 gene encoding deoxynucleotidyltransferase terminal-interacting protein 2: MVPIFLVDTIGNANLLGEQQNSLVYKRENFIINHKKIEGSDVLENSKIELFGLELDSKDIEKAVNDNHLCKGKQLNTKVKRNFSKEKVANASGNSSPKPVSHLSYSNAEANMKHQNVVNNMKRAKRAVEPGFDQRKSLSTMSRRKQPAFNRVIRTKSKGSGWFDLPATEVTEEMRNELKIIQMRSVLNPKQFYKKNDLKNLPKYFQIGTVQHSVIDHHKEKNTRKSHKTLVDELLENEAFQNFNRRKYKEVNERINTFSNKKGLKKRKNLKNK, from the exons ATGGTACCGATTTTTCTTGTGGATACCATAGGGAATGCGAATCTGCTTGGCGAGCAACAGAATTCACTTGTGTATAAGCGagaaaattttataataaatcataaaaaaattgaaggtAGCGACGTTTTGGAGAATAGTAAAATAGAACTTTTTGGCTTAGAGCTAGACAGCAAAGATATTGAAAAAGCTGTAAATGATAACCATTTATGTAAAGGAAAGCAACTCAATACCAAAGTGaaaagaaatttttcaaaggaaAAAGTCGCTAATGCTTCCGGAAATTCCTCCCCAAAGCCGGTCTCACATTTAAGTTACAGCAACGCTGAAGCAAATATGAAGCATCAAAACGTGGTAAACAATATGAAAAGGGCAAAACGTGCTGTGGAACCGGGATTCGATCAACGCAAGTCATTGTCAACTATGAGTAGAAGGAAGCAACCTGCTTTTAATAGA gtAATTCGAACGAAGTCCAAGGGAAGTGGTTGGTTTGATCTTCCCGCAACTGAAGTTACGGAAGAAATGCGCAACgagttaaaaataattcaaatgaGATCGGTTCTTAATCCAaaacaattttataaaaaaaacgatttaaaGAATTTGCCAAAGTATTTCCAAATTGGAACCGTTCAACATTCAGTTATAGATCatcataaagaaaaaaacactCGAAAATCTCATAAGACTCTGGTAGATGAACTTTTGGAGAATGAAGCTTTTCAGAACTTTAACAGGCGAAAATACAAAGAGGTTAATGAACGTATTAATacattttccaataaaaaaggtttaaaaaaaagaaaaaatctaaaaaacaagTAA
- the LOC138925870 gene encoding uncharacterized protein, with amino-acid sequence MVRKRIPKVTGPKWKDSRLDREALSVTLQTPDDRTSSSSPEGAAEELSGSLSDACDSAMPRRKPSRSGASVYWWNQDIQQLRTACLRARRRFQRARGSEDLTTRTEEFKAAKRALKLAIKASKRECFQKICDEAEVDPWGTAYKVVMKGIKGQEHLRPTCPTPIGFQAHMSPRHGFRKARSTVDAIKAVTDTAEAAIAGTRWKWGDKEYCAMVTLDIRNAFNSANWTHRTLLYDTDERPKSYEVTAKVPQGSVLGPLLWNIMYDEVLRIELPTGCKLIGFADDLALLMVAKEIKDVETNASEAIRRISTWMSGSGLDLAAHKTEAVLFTSRKKVEYITIQVGHCCITSKEAIKYLGVMLDNRMSYGAHVEYSTIKAARIQGALSRMLPNRRYGLRQSEDNRGLKKARGIVPTSGPTSHLVPTSAIVGSLPDPEQLVEFMCSSQEQWDWVSQLIAYTQGDLRRLENERHLRENA; translated from the exons ATGGTGCG GAAACGGATTCCCAAGGTGACAGGACCGAAATGGAAGGACTCGCGTTTGGATCGAGAAGCACTCTCGGTAACCCTACAGACGCCGGATGACCGGACTTCATCATCGTCCCCGGAGGGAGCAGCGGAAGAACTTTCAGGATCACTATCAGATGCTTGTGACAGTGCCATGCCTAGGAGGAAACCCAGCAGAAGTGGAGCATCAGTATACTGGTGGAACCAGGACATTCAGCAACTAAGGACCGCCTGCCTGCGGGCAAGAAGACGCTTCCAAAGGGCAAGAGGCTCAGAGGACCTAACCACCAGAACGGAGGAGTTCAAGGCAGCTAAGAGGGCTTTGAAACTGGCTATAAAAGCCAGCAAACGGGAATGCTTTCAAAAAATCTGCGACGAGGCGGAGGTGGACCCATGGGGCACAGCCTACAAGGTCGTCATGAAAGGGATTAAAGGGCAAGAGCACCTAAGACCAACTTGCCCTACACCCATCGGGTTTCAGGCCCATATGTCTCCTAGACACG GTTTCCGGAAGGCGCGCTCCACGGTGGACGCCATCAAAGCCGTGACCGACACGGCGGAAGCAGCCATCGCGGGAACCCGGTGGAAATGGGGAGATAAGGAGTATTGTGCGATGGTAACACTGGACATCCGCAACGCCTTCAACTCGGCTAATTGGACGC ATAGGACATTGCTGTACGACACGGACGAAAGACCAAAATCCTATGAGGTGACTGCGAAGGTGCCGCAAGGATCGGTCCTCGGGCCACTTCTTTGGAACATCATGTACGACGAAGTACTCAGGATCGAACTACCGACAGGATGCAAACTCATCGGCTTCGCGGACGACCTGGCGCTGCTCATGGTGGCGAAGGAAATCAAGGACGTGGAAACCAATGCGAGTGAAGCAATACGAAGGATATCAACCTGGATGTCTGGCTCTGGACTGGACCTAGCAGCACATAAAACGGAGGCAGTTCTATTCACAAGCAGGAAGAAGGTGGAGTACATTACCATCCAGGTGGGCCACTGCTGCATCACGTCAAAGGAGGCAATTAAATACCTAGGGGTAATGCTGGACAACAGGATGTCCTACGGAGCGCACGTGGAGTACTCCACCATAAAAGCTGCAAGGATCCAAGGCGCACTCTCAAGGATGCTGCCAAAC CGCCGATATGGGCTGCGTCAGTCAGAAGACAACAGGGGCTTAAAAAAAGCTAGGGGCATCGTACCGACTAGCGGCCCTACGAGTCATTTAGTTCCTACGAGTGCCATCGTCGGATCGCTACCAGATCCGGAGCAGCTTGTGGAATTCATGTGTAGCTCACAGGAGCAATGGGACTGGGTAAGCCAGTTGATAGCTTATACACAGGGCGACTTAAGAAGACTCGAAAATGAACGTCACTTAAGGGAGAATGCCTAG